One part of the Tunicatimonas pelagia genome encodes these proteins:
- a CDS encoding PepSY-associated TM helix domain-containing protein, translating into MTTKKLIGKIHLWLGLASGLVVFLVSISGAIMVFEKEIRWATGTASYDRTVPGQKAPAAPPSLIFQKSLEVAPQGGTYQYFFTGEQENNVIVNWHYHPGSEEADIPAGYREIHQNPYTGKVLLNELWEGGFWGWMVKFHTTLLLPYEVGHQVVGWATVIFILMLITGLVLWFPKSRKGYKQRFSVKWGASFKRVNYDLHNVLGFYTLWVVIIIALTGLVWSFGWFSNGVYFMATGEKQPEYQGALSTYHSEDAPQTDDQLFTLIDQVTATTLNQYPEVYRYSVSYPMDSTASIAVSILTEQGKNYDRHDEYVYDRYTGELIASEKWSEHNAGERIMHLNYPIHLGLIGGLPTKILAFFASLIAASLPITGFYIWWGRKKKTKKRRRDKKAFRQIEIAGQ; encoded by the coding sequence ATGACTACTAAGAAACTCATTGGTAAAATTCACCTCTGGCTTGGACTCGCTTCCGGGCTGGTGGTGTTTTTGGTCAGTATTTCCGGAGCCATTATGGTTTTTGAGAAAGAAATTCGTTGGGCAACTGGAACGGCTAGCTACGATAGAACGGTACCAGGACAAAAAGCTCCAGCGGCACCACCTAGCCTGATCTTTCAGAAGTCACTGGAAGTAGCGCCCCAAGGGGGTACTTACCAATACTTTTTTACCGGAGAGCAGGAAAATAATGTTATTGTCAATTGGCACTACCATCCCGGTAGCGAAGAAGCGGATATTCCGGCGGGCTACCGAGAGATTCATCAAAACCCCTACACGGGGAAAGTGCTGTTAAACGAACTGTGGGAAGGGGGCTTTTGGGGCTGGATGGTCAAGTTTCATACAACATTACTGTTGCCTTATGAGGTAGGTCATCAGGTCGTCGGTTGGGCTACGGTTATCTTTATCCTGATGCTCATTACCGGTTTAGTGCTGTGGTTTCCCAAGAGCCGAAAAGGCTACAAACAGCGGTTTTCTGTTAAGTGGGGAGCAAGTTTTAAGCGGGTAAACTACGACTTACACAACGTTTTAGGTTTCTACACCTTGTGGGTAGTTATCATCATTGCTCTCACCGGACTGGTCTGGAGCTTCGGCTGGTTTAGCAATGGGGTTTATTTTATGGCGACTGGTGAGAAGCAGCCCGAGTATCAGGGGGCACTTTCAACGTATCACTCCGAGGATGCTCCACAAACCGACGATCAGTTGTTTACCCTGATTGATCAGGTGACAGCTACTACTTTGAATCAATATCCCGAAGTTTACCGCTACTCTGTTTCCTACCCAATGGACTCTACCGCCAGTATCGCCGTCAGTATTTTAACCGAACAAGGTAAAAATTATGACCGCCACGATGAGTATGTCTACGATCGCTATACCGGAGAGCTGATTGCTTCTGAGAAGTGGAGCGAGCATAATGCCGGTGAGCGGATTATGCACCTTAACTATCCTATCCATTTGGGTTTAATTGGAGGTTTACCTACCAAGATACTTGCCTTCTTTGCCAGTCTAATTGCTGCTAGTTTGCCCATCACAGGTTTCTACATCTGGTGGGGAAGAAAGAAGAAGACGAAGAAGCGGCGGAGAGATAAGAAAGCTTTTCGGCAAATAGAGATTGCCGGACAGTAG
- a CDS encoding helix-turn-helix domain-containing protein encodes MSTLTFYYHANTLTFYSILLCGLLTWKNRKRVNTISAPLCFLTCVGAYLMYDEIENILVERTLIIGGFLVPFTFWVFSHSLFNIGSIPLRTRVVGIIASLVPYLCWYLPLTEYTSSVIALGSAMLSILFAVMAVVETKTPKSKERSQYQLKIYAVYAIAITIVFTVLSDFLFDDTTWLYTVVVQRLLILLLSSLFIFSNFAINENLTKPKEPATKNPALATKIRHKMSYDKLYRVEKLTIGQLAKQLNEQEYRVRRAINDDLGFKNFLDFVNSFRIKEATGILKDQARSDLTVLQIAYQTGFNSIAPFNRAFKLYTGMTPTKYRKSWIDQNPSPLSVA; translated from the coding sequence ATGAGTACACTTACTTTTTACTATCACGCCAATACGCTGACTTTTTATAGTATCCTGCTCTGCGGACTGCTTACGTGGAAGAACCGAAAAAGAGTTAATACTATCTCTGCTCCTTTATGCTTTTTGACCTGCGTTGGCGCGTATCTTATGTACGATGAAATAGAGAATATTTTAGTAGAACGCACCCTAATTATCGGCGGTTTCTTAGTACCGTTTACCTTTTGGGTCTTTTCCCATTCCTTATTCAACATCGGCAGTATTCCTCTTCGTACCCGGGTGGTGGGTATCATTGCTTCGTTAGTACCCTACTTATGCTGGTATCTGCCCCTGACGGAATACACTTCGAGCGTTATCGCTTTGGGATCAGCCATGCTGTCGATCCTGTTTGCGGTGATGGCCGTAGTGGAAACCAAAACCCCGAAAAGCAAGGAGCGTAGTCAGTACCAATTAAAAATATACGCAGTATACGCCATAGCGATCACCATTGTTTTTACCGTATTGAGCGATTTTCTGTTCGACGATACTACCTGGCTGTATACAGTCGTAGTTCAACGCCTGCTAATTTTACTATTAAGTAGCTTATTCATTTTTTCCAATTTTGCTATCAACGAAAATCTCACTAAACCGAAAGAGCCTGCTACCAAAAATCCGGCGTTGGCTACCAAGATACGGCACAAGATGAGCTATGATAAGCTGTACCGGGTAGAGAAGTTGACGATTGGGCAACTTGCCAAACAGCTCAATGAGCAGGAATACCGGGTACGGCGGGCGATCAACGATGACCTGGGTTTTAAAAACTTTCTGGATTTTGTGAATTCGTTCCGTATCAAAGAGGCTACCGGAATACTGAAAGACCAAGCTAGGAGCGATCTGACAGTACTTCAAATCGCCTATCAAACCGGCTTTAATTCTATTGCTCCCTTCAACCGGGCTTTTAAGCTGTACACCGGGATGACCCCTACTAAATACCGAAAGAGTTGGATTGATCAGAACCCATCGCCCCTTTCTGTAGCCTAA
- a CDS encoding TonB-dependent receptor, giving the protein MRILYVMLVVLVINVTGHAQSATATLRGSVTDNDGNGLPGINVQVKNTTLGAATDEAGEFEIKGVTEGRKTIVISSVGYATQTKVIRIEPDSTASLEVQLLTEAQELLEVTVSGAAPGFTPGRITGATKLPVDYQELPLSATVVQSDLIASRQFIRPETALRMVAGLTPVASAHSQTKSNFLARGFFHNSSLGGVLKDGKYYAGTDSPIADVASLDRIEFLKGASSLLYGSAEPGGQLNYVYKQPLEEAAYNINLLAGSWNTFRATLDAGGPIIADKLLYRATLGIENSETWQDFSYTERYAPMLTFLYKITPRTSLQLTGEMIIQDANPSNTDAPAINLTDADGSGQAQIFRVPDNWYAGFTNDYSEDLTQVYQASLRHEFSDNLNATANFSWNKSERESGAGGYFPLAGPENTFGAAGEPNLETGELNRLVFDQGRFVQGTAANVDVNYNGKTGLLNHRLIVGGSYTQITTQNRNGFSPLVPPGFVDEMPPTNIFQPVYVAFNHLTNTEDSPPFAIEDWDQEEYGVYLQDLIKIEGSGLNVMLGLRYNNYQYRSVGNTQWSGEEGSLRPDIDNVSLVPRLGLIYEFTPLLSAYGSFSQSILPIAPILGANGVVVNDNPEPVEGEQFEFGLKGQLAERLNYTVSLYQLDRQNEVVMISEDESAQDGLRRSRGVEVDASGQLFEGFNFYLSYGYTNTEIVESGVSDALEGERFSGVPEHFFSLWNTYQLPNRLGFGLGAEYRSSWQLQPGSFGQTVPLEEDSYFVVNASAFYQLELTKGALDFNLTVNNIFDEYYFLPTQSLLFIKRGAPLGYSVSVGYSF; this is encoded by the coding sequence ATGAGAATACTATACGTAATGCTAGTCGTACTAGTAATCAATGTTACCGGACACGCTCAGTCTGCCACCGCTACGCTACGGGGTTCAGTGACGGATAATGATGGGAATGGACTGCCCGGAATTAATGTTCAAGTGAAGAATACTACTCTCGGTGCTGCTACTGATGAAGCAGGGGAATTCGAAATAAAAGGAGTTACAGAAGGACGAAAAACGATTGTGATCTCCAGTGTAGGGTACGCCACGCAAACGAAGGTCATTAGAATAGAGCCTGATTCTACCGCTTCATTAGAAGTGCAATTGCTAACCGAAGCCCAGGAATTATTGGAAGTAACGGTGAGCGGTGCAGCACCGGGCTTTACCCCAGGACGCATCACCGGAGCTACTAAGTTACCGGTAGATTACCAAGAGCTACCTCTTAGTGCCACTGTAGTACAAAGCGACCTAATTGCATCCCGTCAGTTCATCCGACCGGAGACCGCACTTCGCATGGTGGCGGGACTTACCCCCGTAGCCTCAGCCCACAGCCAAACCAAATCCAACTTCTTAGCACGAGGATTCTTTCATAACTCTTCATTGGGTGGAGTACTGAAAGACGGGAAATACTACGCGGGTACTGACTCGCCCATTGCCGACGTAGCCAGTTTAGACCGAATAGAATTTCTAAAAGGAGCGTCCTCATTACTATACGGTAGTGCCGAACCGGGCGGACAGCTTAACTACGTATACAAGCAGCCGCTGGAAGAGGCCGCTTACAATATTAATCTATTAGCCGGAAGTTGGAATACCTTCCGAGCGACACTGGATGCCGGAGGCCCCATTATCGCTGATAAGTTACTGTACCGGGCTACGCTGGGAATTGAAAATAGTGAAACCTGGCAGGACTTCAGCTACACTGAGCGTTATGCTCCTATGCTTACTTTTCTCTACAAGATCACCCCCCGCACCTCCCTGCAACTAACCGGGGAAATGATCATTCAGGACGCTAACCCCTCTAATACCGATGCCCCGGCCATCAACTTAACTGATGCCGATGGTTCGGGACAGGCCCAGATTTTTCGGGTGCCGGACAACTGGTACGCGGGCTTCACCAACGATTATTCCGAAGACCTTACCCAAGTATATCAAGCCAGCCTCCGGCATGAGTTTTCTGATAACCTGAACGCCACCGCTAACTTTAGTTGGAACAAATCGGAGCGGGAATCAGGAGCCGGAGGCTACTTTCCTTTAGCCGGGCCGGAAAATACCTTTGGGGCTGCCGGTGAGCCTAATCTGGAAACCGGAGAACTCAACCGTCTGGTTTTCGATCAGGGACGATTTGTGCAGGGAACTGCCGCTAACGTAGATGTGAATTATAACGGGAAAACCGGCCTACTAAACCACCGCTTGATCGTAGGCGGATCGTACACGCAGATCACAACACAAAACCGCAACGGTTTTTCGCCTCTGGTACCGCCCGGGTTCGTTGATGAAATGCCTCCGACCAATATCTTTCAACCAGTTTACGTAGCGTTTAACCATCTGACTAATACCGAAGATTCGCCACCATTTGCTATCGAAGACTGGGATCAGGAGGAGTATGGAGTGTACCTACAAGATCTGATAAAAATAGAGGGTAGCGGACTGAATGTAATGCTGGGATTACGCTACAACAACTACCAATATCGTAGCGTCGGCAATACTCAGTGGAGCGGTGAGGAGGGTTCCCTCCGACCTGATATAGACAATGTGTCGTTAGTACCTCGTTTGGGATTGATTTATGAATTCACCCCCTTACTATCGGCCTACGGAAGCTTTAGCCAATCTATTTTGCCCATTGCCCCTATTCTAGGGGCCAACGGAGTAGTAGTAAACGATAATCCTGAACCGGTTGAGGGAGAGCAATTTGAGTTTGGTCTGAAGGGGCAATTAGCTGAGCGTCTGAACTATACCGTAAGCCTGTATCAACTGGATCGGCAAAATGAAGTGGTTATGATAAGCGAAGATGAAAGTGCTCAGGACGGTCTACGCCGCAGCCGAGGAGTAGAAGTAGATGCCAGTGGTCAGCTTTTTGAAGGTTTTAATTTTTACCTGAGCTACGGCTACACTAATACCGAAATTGTGGAAAGTGGCGTATCCGATGCACTAGAGGGTGAGCGTTTTAGTGGAGTACCCGAACATTTTTTCTCCCTGTGGAATACCTACCAGCTTCCCAACCGTTTAGGTTTTGGTTTAGGTGCTGAGTACCGCAGTAGTTGGCAATTACAACCTGGTAGCTTTGGGCAGACCGTACCGTTGGAAGAAGATAGTTACTTTGTTGTAAACGCTAGCGCATTCTACCAACTGGAGCTAACCAAAGGAGCCTTAGACTTTAACCTCACCGTTAATAATATCTTTGATGAGTATTACTTTCTACCTACGCAAAGTTTGTTATTTATTAAGCGAGGCGCCCCTCTAGGCTACAGCGTTTCGGTAGGGTACTCCTTTTAA
- a CDS encoding TonB-dependent receptor, whose protein sequence is MYATSTYLLTPSLLFLSQLLYAQTAIIQGQVVDPRNEVIPGINIMLNQERGVATDVSGNFTLRDISPGKHTLAISGIGYQTQTQLVTLAAGQTKQLTIRLEEGTTQMDEVTVVGQSETTEIESRGFNVEAVATRPLQAQSLDLNRVLDRTAGIRIRQSGGMGSDFVYSLDGMSGNSIRFFVDGIPMDYFGSSYSINNFPVSLVDRIDVYKGVVPVELGSDALGGAINLVTSQQADNFAEASYSFGSFNTHQAAVQGQWTEGNSGFTTRLSAFYNYSDNNYRVWGRGVTYDNENFRPIEFTRKEPAERFNDDFRTINAKVDIGFTDRTWADQFFVGAVVSDLDRGIQHGQTMEDPYGDARYQEDFLMPFLTYQKNDLLIKGLNTNLFASLAMKDGLTVDTSTNVYDWRGRIINTNPNGGEINNNSRSAFTLSENALVVRWNTTYALNESHKLGMNYVLNDVQRSGSDPFQPDYRIPLLEPQSLQTFFGGFSYESTLLNEKLTTNLFAKYYAYTASVNEGVLVAIEGEQQFISRSVDNQQNNWGGGFAASYKVLPTVKVLPTVLAKVSVEQAVRMPNAIEALGDGITIQNAPGILPERSFNINAGVTLGKFFRDDHSYRLTLTGFYRDTQDQLLFTVVDNQGNGQFQNIAKTLGKGGEFDFSYGYRDFLEFTANATYLDIRNNQPFDEVSNQPNIVYQDRLRNTPYLMANSGFRFKFNDLLQEDSRVFAYFQTGYVHEYFLGWPSLGNVRQKNTIPAQLTHDLGVSYAFPGERFTVAVDMSNITNEQVYDNFLLQKPGRAVFGKLTYSLQSISQL, encoded by the coding sequence ATGTACGCTACTTCTACCTATCTACTGACACCTTCACTACTATTCTTATCTCAACTATTGTATGCCCAAACGGCTATTATTCAAGGGCAGGTCGTTGATCCAAGGAATGAAGTCATACCCGGTATCAACATCATGCTTAACCAAGAACGAGGCGTTGCTACCGATGTGTCGGGCAACTTTACTTTACGTGATATTTCCCCGGGTAAACATACCTTGGCTATCTCAGGAATAGGTTACCAAACCCAGACTCAGCTCGTGACACTAGCAGCCGGACAAACGAAGCAACTAACTATCCGACTGGAAGAAGGAACTACCCAAATGGACGAAGTGACGGTGGTTGGACAATCTGAGACGACTGAGATTGAATCGAGAGGCTTCAATGTAGAAGCTGTGGCCACCCGGCCATTACAAGCCCAAAGCCTAGATTTAAACCGGGTACTCGACCGTACCGCTGGTATTCGTATTCGGCAGTCGGGCGGGATGGGTTCTGATTTTGTATATTCACTAGATGGCATGTCAGGTAATTCCATTCGCTTCTTTGTGGATGGTATTCCGATGGATTACTTCGGCTCATCCTACTCTATCAACAACTTTCCTGTTTCGCTGGTAGATCGGATTGATGTGTACAAGGGTGTAGTCCCGGTAGAGCTTGGCTCAGATGCGCTGGGGGGAGCTATCAATCTGGTTACCAGTCAGCAAGCTGATAATTTTGCGGAAGCTTCTTACTCCTTTGGTTCATTCAATACCCACCAAGCAGCCGTGCAAGGGCAGTGGACCGAAGGCAATTCGGGATTTACTACCCGGCTGTCGGCCTTCTACAACTATTCAGATAATAATTACCGGGTATGGGGGCGCGGGGTAACGTACGATAATGAGAACTTTCGCCCGATAGAGTTTACTCGGAAAGAACCTGCCGAACGCTTTAACGATGATTTTCGAACCATTAATGCTAAGGTAGACATTGGCTTTACTGATCGTACATGGGCCGATCAATTTTTTGTGGGGGCAGTAGTTTCTGATCTGGACCGGGGTATTCAGCACGGGCAAACAATGGAAGATCCGTACGGCGATGCCCGCTACCAAGAAGATTTTTTGATGCCCTTTTTAACGTATCAGAAAAATGACTTACTGATAAAAGGTTTAAATACCAATCTGTTTGCTTCACTGGCTATGAAGGATGGCTTGACGGTAGATACTTCTACCAATGTTTATGACTGGAGGGGCAGGATAATCAATACTAACCCCAACGGTGGGGAGATTAATAATAATAGTCGCTCTGCTTTTACATTATCAGAAAATGCTCTCGTAGTACGCTGGAACACTACCTACGCTTTGAATGAATCTCATAAGCTTGGTATGAACTACGTACTTAATGATGTACAACGCAGCGGAAGTGACCCTTTCCAGCCAGATTATAGAATACCTCTGTTAGAACCACAGTCACTGCAAACCTTTTTTGGGGGTTTTTCCTATGAGAGCACTCTGCTGAATGAGAAGCTAACTACCAATCTTTTTGCGAAGTATTACGCCTACACGGCTTCAGTTAATGAAGGTGTACTGGTAGCTATTGAAGGAGAACAGCAATTTATCTCTCGTTCTGTTGACAACCAGCAAAACAACTGGGGTGGCGGATTCGCGGCATCTTACAAAGTATTACCCACCGTCAAAGTATTACCCACCGTATTAGCTAAAGTATCAGTAGAACAGGCAGTACGAATGCCCAATGCTATTGAAGCTCTGGGTGATGGAATTACCATTCAAAACGCGCCGGGTATTCTTCCGGAACGTAGCTTTAATATCAACGCCGGAGTTACGTTAGGTAAATTTTTCCGAGACGATCACAGCTATCGGCTGACTTTAACCGGATTTTACCGGGATACTCAAGACCAGCTCCTATTTACCGTGGTTGATAATCAGGGTAATGGGCAGTTTCAGAATATTGCCAAAACCTTGGGCAAGGGCGGGGAATTTGACTTTAGCTACGGCTACCGCGACTTTCTGGAGTTTACCGCCAACGCTACCTACCTGGATATACGCAATAACCAGCCCTTTGACGAGGTATCGAATCAACCAAATATTGTGTACCAAGACCGGCTACGTAACACCCCTTACCTGATGGCCAACAGTGGGTTTCGGTTTAAGTTCAACGACCTACTCCAGGAAGATTCACGAGTGTTTGCCTACTTCCAAACGGGCTATGTGCATGAGTATTTCTTAGGCTGGCCTAGCTTAGGAAACGTTCGTCAGAAGAATACTATTCCGGCCCAGCTAACGCACGACTTAGGCGTGAGCTATGCCTTCCCGGGTGAACGATTTACCGTTGCGGTGGATATGTCTAACATTACGAATGAGCAGGTGTACGATAATTTCCTGCTGCAAAAACCAGGACGAGCCGTCTTTGGCAAACTTACTTATTCTTTACAATCAATTTCACAATTATAA